The region GCCGAGAGGCCCTCGCAGCGGGCCCGCAGCACGACGGCGGGGCCGGTGAGGCCGAGTTCTTCGCGGAGCCAGGTGACCTTGGCGGGGTTGGCGTTGGAGCCGTAGGCGAGCACCGGCATCCGGTCCGCCAGGGGTGGTTCGCCGTGGTCGGCGAGCCAGTCGTCGAGATCTTGGCCGTCGGGCGCGACCCGCCACCCGGAGTCGGCGCCGGGGTCCGGGGTGACCGGCCAGCCCGCCCCGTCGAGGTGCACGAAGCAGTGTCCCGGCCGAGCGCCCGGGTAGGGCTCGGCCGGGTGGCTATCGTCCGTGAAGGGCTGCGTCATGGGCCCATTCTGGCAAAGCTCACCCGGAATTCACGCCATGTTGGGATTGTCTGACAGGCCAGACATCCGATCTCTGCGTCGACCAAGCCGCTCCGCACCCCTCGCCCGCGCCCGGTGGACCGATCCAGATCGGAGGGGTAGACGTGACCTGTCACACGTTATCGACGCGCCGCGCGTCGTACGCCTGCTGAGCGGCCAGCAGGCTGGGCAGGTTGTCCTCGATCCACCCGAAGAGTCCTCGGATCTGTTCCGCGACCTGGGTGCCCAGCGGGGTCAGCGTGTAGTCGACGTGCGGCGGGATCACCGGGCGCACCTCGCGCAGCACCAGCCCGTCGCGCTCCAGGGCCTGGAGGGTCTGCGCGAGCATCTTCTCGCTGATCCCCGGCACCGCGCGCCGCAGCCCGCTGAACCGCTTGGTGCCCTCCACCAGCTTGCCCAGCACCAGGCTGCCCCAGTGGCTGGTCGCGTGGTTCGCGATCTCGCGCGACGGGCAGTTGCGGTCGTACACGTCACCTCTCATGCCCATGGCGACGACCCTACCTGCACACTTCCTCAGACGTAAGTACCCCACGCAAAAGTGGGTACTTACGAATAGTTAGCGTCGACCCTAGCGTTGCCGGCATGACCACGTTGATCACCGGCGCGACCGGCCACCTCGGCTCCCTCGTCGTCAAGCACGCCCTGGACCGGCTGCCCGCCGCCGACCTGGCCGTCTCGGTCCGCGACCCGGCCAGGGCCGACCTGCCGGTCGAGGTCCGGCACGGCGACTTCGCCGCCCCGGAGACCCTGGCCACCGCCTTCGCCGGCGTGGACAAGCTGCTCCTGGTCTCCGCCGACGGCCCCGACGAGGTGCGCATCGGCCTGCACCGCGCGGCCGTCGCGGCAGCCGTGGACGCGGGGGTGCGGCACATCCTCTACACGTCGGTATCCGACGCCGACACGTCCCCGTTGGGCCTGGCCAAGGTGCACAAGGCGACCGAAGAGCTGATCCGCGCGACCGGCCTGGCGTACACGTTCCTGCGCAACGGCATGTACCACGAGAACTACACCCGGAACCTCGGCCACGGCCCGATCGTCACCGCCGCCGGCGACGGCCGGATCGCCAGCGCCTCCCGCGACGACCTGGCCCTGGCCGCCGCGATCGCCCTGACCACCGCCGGCCACGAGAACACCGTCCACGAGTTCACCGGCCCCCGCGCGTGGACGTTCGACGAACTGGCGGCCCTCGCCGGCACCACCCACCAGCGCGTCACCGCCCAGCAGCGGACGGCCGCCCTGGAGGGCTTCGGCCTGCCCGCGTTCGTCGCCGAGCTGCTGACCGACATCGAGGTCACCATCGCCGGGGGCGCCCTGTCCGAGGTCCGCCCAGACCTGGAGAAGGTTCTCGGCCGCCCGGCCACCCCGGTGGAGGACGCCGTGCGCGCCGCGCTCGCCTGACCCCCGACCCGTCAATGAGGAAACTCCGAGGCCCGGAAAACGGACCTCGGAGTTTCCCGTTCCGGACGTTGTCGGTTACCGGTCACCCGCCAGGATCAGCGCCGCGTCGATTTCCGGATGGGCCTGCGGGTTTTCCGCCCACCACTTCGCGTAGCCGGGGTTGCGGGGCAGCACCGCGTGGTAGGCGCGCGCCGCGCAGGCGAACACGTCGTGCGCCCGCCCCGCCGCCGGACCCTCGCGCCGCGTCGCCAGCATCAGGTCCACCACGAGCGGGGCCCCGCGCAGCGACTTGATGATGATCCCGTCGCCGCTGCGCGACTGCGGCAGCGCGAACGACACCGCGCCCTTGGCGACCAGGCTGCGGGCACTGGACGCCTCGTTGACGTGGTGCGTCAGCCGGGGCGTGAACCCCGCCTCGGCGCACACGCTGAAGATCTGCAGCCGGTTGCCGACCAGTTCGTCCGGCGGCGCGACCCAGTCCCGGTCGGCCAGCTGGGCCAGGTCGACCTCGTCCTGCTCGCCCAGCGGGTCCCAGTCGGGCAGGGCGACGAACTGCGGCTCGGCGATCAGCCGACGGATCTCCAGACCGCGCAGCTCCCGGCGTTCCATGCCCTCGAACCGGTCGATCAGGCCCAGGTGCACCTGGCCGTTGACCAGCAGTTCCAGCAGGTCCGAGCCGCCGGGGGCGATCTCGGTGCGGATCTCCGAACACGGGATGGTCCGGCGCAGCTCCTCCACGAAGTGGCCGAAGAACAGGGTGGGCACGCCACCGACGATGAGCGGTCCGGGTGTTCCGTCGCGGGTCTTCTCCTTCGCCAGGCTGACCAGTTGTTCCACTTCGTCGAGCACCAACCGGGCCGTGCCGACGACCTGTTTGCCCAGGTCGGTGGCAACACTGCCACCCGGTGTGCGATCGAACAGCTGCCCGCCCACGATGCGTTCGACCGTCCGGAGCTGGGCGCTCATCGCGGGCTGCGTCAGGCCCAGCCTGATCGCGGCCTTGGTGAGACTTCCCTCTTCGGCGATCGCGCACACCGCGCGGAGGTGGCGGAGTTCAAGCTCGGGCATAACGCTCTTCTATCCCCCTTTTGAATGAGCCGCCACCCCTCGCGGCCGCCATAGTTGGCGAAGTCCCCGTGAAGTGGAGAGGAAGCCATGCGCGCCAGCCAGATCTACTGAGTGTGGATGCCACACAGCTGTGGCCGTCCCGTCCCACCCCCCCACGTGCCACCACGGACGTGGTCGAGCGACCCGAACACCGTTTACGCGGGCGGAGGTATCGGGAAACGCCGGGGAGCCGGTGACTGGCCAAGGGGGTGCGAGGCGGACGTCCCCACCCCGTTGCGGGCCGCCGGTCGTGACTGCGGAGTAGCGACCGGCGGCCCCGCCGCGTTCTCGGTAGCGTCGAGACCATGGCAGTAGTTGACAGCCCCGTCGGCTGGGTGAACAAGCACATCCGCAACTACATCGAATCCGATGGCGCGAAAGGTCACGAGTGGCGGTCCGGCGTCTACACGCTGCTCCTTACGACGATCGGCCGAAAGTCCGGACAACCTCGTCGCACCGCGTTGATCTACCAGCCCTACGGTGACGCGTACGTGATCGTGGCGTCTTACGGCGGCTCGCCGGACCATCCGGCCTGGTACAAGAACCTGGAGGCGAACCCGACGGTCGACGTCCAGGTGGGCGCGGACGAGTTCACCGCCACCGCCCGCACCACCTCCGGCGACGAACGCGCCGAGCTGTGGAAGCTGATGAACGAGGTCTGGCCCGACTACGAGGGCTACCAGAAGAAAACCGACCGCGAGATCCCCGTGGTCGTCCTGGACCGCGTCTGACACCCCCTCGCACCGCCAGAGCCGGCCCACACAGCCCCCTCGAACGCCTCATGGCCGCGCCAGAACACCCCCGGCGCGGCCATGAACGTCCCGCATTGCCCCCACCCGGTCGCGCTCGTGGGGTCCTCTGACCTCCCCGGCTCCTCTGCCTCCTCCGGGTCCGATCCGCTCACAGGGGCACGGCCGCGCCCGTCACCCGCACCTGGTCCCGATCGGGCCGCACGTCGACGCTCAGCAGGCTGGGGCGGCCCAGGTCCACGCCCTGGTGGATGGTGAGCGTGCGCGGCCGGGGCACGAGGCCGAGCGTGCGCAGGTAGCCGCCGAACGCCAGCGCCGCCGCGCCGGTCGCCGCGTCCTCCACGACACCGCCCACCGGGAACGGGTCGCGGGCGTCGAACACGTCTTCTTCCCGCTGGTGCACGAGGTGCGCGGTGACGGCGTCGTTGCGGGTCAGCAGGTCGCGCAGGCCGTCGAAGTCGTAGTCGAGGTGGGCCAGCCGTTCCCGGGTCTTCACGGCCAGCACCAGGTGCCGCGCCCCGCCGAACGCCCAGTGCGCCGGGTAGCGCGGGTCGAGGTCGTCGCGCTCCCAGCGCAGCACGTCCAGCGCGCGGTCCAGGTCTTCCGGGCGCACCGGCGTGGACGAGGTCGGGACGCTGGTCAGGGTGGCGGTCCGGCCGTCGGTGTCCACCGCGACCCGGCCCGCCCTGGTGTGGAACGCCAGGGTGCCGGTGCGGTTCATGGCGACGGCCGTCGCCACGGTGGCGTGCCCGCAGAACGGGACCTCGACCTCCGGGCTGTAGTAGCGCACGTGGAACGCGTCGGGCTCGTCGTGCGGGAGGACGAACGCCGTCTCGGAGTAGCCGACCTCGGCCGCGATCGCCAGCATCCCGGCGTCGTCCAGGCCCGTGGCGTCGAGGACCACGCCGGCCGGGTTGCCGCCCGCCGGGTCGGTGGTGAAGGCGGTGTAGCGCAGCACGTCTGTCATGGGCTCCAGCCTCCATCACCCGACATATCGAATCAAACGATTCTCTGCGATGAGCACGATCGGTACTGTCGATGACATGGACACCCGTCTCCTGCGCACACTCCTCGTTCTCGCGCGCACGGGCAGCTTCACCGCCACCGCCACCCAGCTGCACCTCGTGCAGTCGACGGTGACGAGCCAGGTCAAGGCGCTCGAACGACACCTCGGCGCCCGCCTGTTCGACCGGCTGCCCAGCGGGGCCCGGCTGACCGAGGCGGGTCGGCGGGCGGTCGAGAACGCGCGGGAGGTGCTGGCCGCCGAACAACGCCTGCGGGACGCCGTGCGCGGCAGCACGGCGGTGGAGGGCGACGTCCGGATCGGCGCGCCGGAATCGGTGTGCGCCTACCGGTTGCCGCAACGGATCGCGGACGTGGCACTGCGCTGGCCCGGCATCACCGTGCACCTCACCCCGGTGGGCACCCGGGAGGCGATCACGGGCGTGCGCGGCGGCGGACTGGACCTGGGGCTGGTGCTGGAGGACTCGGTGGTGGCCCCCGGCCTGGAGGTCA is a window of Saccharothrix espanaensis DSM 44229 DNA encoding:
- a CDS encoding winged helix-turn-helix transcriptional regulator, producing the protein MGMRGDVYDRNCPSREIANHATSHWGSLVLGKLVEGTKRFSGLRRAVPGISEKMLAQTLQALERDGLVLREVRPVIPPHVDYTLTPLGTQVAEQIRGLFGWIEDNLPSLLAAQQAYDARRVDNV
- a CDS encoding NAD(P)H-binding protein — its product is MTTLITGATGHLGSLVVKHALDRLPAADLAVSVRDPARADLPVEVRHGDFAAPETLATAFAGVDKLLLVSADGPDEVRIGLHRAAVAAAVDAGVRHILYTSVSDADTSPLGLAKVHKATEELIRATGLAYTFLRNGMYHENYTRNLGHGPIVTAAGDGRIASASRDDLALAAAIALTTAGHENTVHEFTGPRAWTFDELAALAGTTHQRVTAQQRTAALEGFGLPAFVAELLTDIEVTIAGGALSEVRPDLEKVLGRPATPVEDAVRAALA
- a CDS encoding LysR family transcriptional regulator, producing MPELELRHLRAVCAIAEEGSLTKAAIRLGLTQPAMSAQLRTVERIVGGQLFDRTPGGSVATDLGKQVVGTARLVLDEVEQLVSLAKEKTRDGTPGPLIVGGVPTLFFGHFVEELRRTIPCSEIRTEIAPGGSDLLELLVNGQVHLGLIDRFEGMERRELRGLEIRRLIAEPQFVALPDWDPLGEQDEVDLAQLADRDWVAPPDELVGNRLQIFSVCAEAGFTPRLTHHVNEASSARSLVAKGAVSFALPQSRSGDGIIIKSLRGAPLVVDLMLATRREGPAAGRAHDVFACAARAYHAVLPRNPGYAKWWAENPQAHPEIDAALILAGDR
- a CDS encoding nitroreductase family deazaflavin-dependent oxidoreductase, encoding MAVVDSPVGWVNKHIRNYIESDGAKGHEWRSGVYTLLLTTIGRKSGQPRRTALIYQPYGDAYVIVASYGGSPDHPAWYKNLEANPTVDVQVGADEFTATARTTSGDERAELWKLMNEVWPDYEGYQKKTDREIPVVVLDRV
- a CDS encoding PhzF family phenazine biosynthesis protein, which translates into the protein MTDVLRYTAFTTDPAGGNPAGVVLDATGLDDAGMLAIAAEVGYSETAFVLPHDEPDAFHVRYYSPEVEVPFCGHATVATAVAMNRTGTLAFHTRAGRVAVDTDGRTATLTSVPTSSTPVRPEDLDRALDVLRWERDDLDPRYPAHWAFGGARHLVLAVKTRERLAHLDYDFDGLRDLLTRNDAVTAHLVHQREEDVFDARDPFPVGGVVEDAATGAAALAFGGYLRTLGLVPRPRTLTIHQGVDLGRPSLLSVDVRPDRDQVRVTGAAVPL
- a CDS encoding LysR family transcriptional regulator; its protein translation is MDTRLLRTLLVLARTGSFTATATQLHLVQSTVTSQVKALERHLGARLFDRLPSGARLTEAGRRAVENAREVLAAEQRLRDAVRGSTAVEGDVRIGAPESVCAYRLPQRIADVALRWPGITVHLTPVGTREAITGVRGGGLDLGLVLEDSVVAPGLEVNAIAVEPIELVAAPGVPLDERYFLLEEGCSYTERFVRELPATPHITRFGSIEAVRSCVVAGLGWAVLPRVAVSEQLDAGTLHRVRELPDSTLFLVTDPRRTPSAAVRTVADALS